GTTTGCTGCGGGGTGACATGGACAATGCCTGGCTGGTGCTTGGCAGTGGGGTGAGGAAGCCAGCTTCACCCTCTccaagcagggctgagcagacaGCACTGGAGGTAGGTAGCACTGCAGGTAGGCACCatgcatccctggcagcaaaCACGCTCTTCCCAGATTAAACAACTTGTCTGGCACGGGGACAAGGGGTAGACAACTCTATTACGGACTGTTTGTCCTGATACAGGACAGCTCCATAACTAGCTTAATACCCTTCCTCTGATAAGGGGCAGAGAACACTCCattgcagcagcacaaaggtgAATGACCATGCCCTCCATCAGAGGCTGAGCAAAGGCTGAGATGGCTTTAAAATAGTTTCCTTCCCTTTTATCCCCCCACTTGATTATGCAGCACAGTGGgggcacagcctctgctcaccTCTCTCATGCTACGGTGTCCTTCACAGTTCCTGGGTGCTGACTTCTGCCAGCACCGTGCACAGCACTTGAGCCCAGCCTGTgttgctgctcctccctgcctgccaaaCTGGAGGGTAGCCCACAGGGAAGGGCTTTACCCAGGCCCCAGacactgctctgtgtgctgggtaAGGATCCCTGGCACCTTGGAGGGATGAAGCTGGCCAGACAGGTCCATGACCCATGAAGAACATGTGCCCTTTGCTGCTACATCTCACGTCCCCTGGAGATGAGGCCAGCAGGGATATTCTGCTAGAAGTAAATGACCAGTCACTCCAGTCACCAGGCTTCTCTAGTTCAGCACGGTGCACTGACAGTTAACCCAAAGCTATGTATGCTCAAGGCAGTACTGCTTTAGAGGGCAGAGAGATGCAGCAGGAAGCACTGAAATAGCCAAGCCCGTGACTGAAGGCATCATTTTCATTGATAACAGCAGAGTAAAGCAGGGCTAGTATGTGCCCGTGGAACAGTGGTGGTAGCTTCAGGCTCATGGCAATGGCCTGCCTGAGCCCACGGCTGCCTGCAGCCTGAATCTAGAGCCCTATGGCCACCCCAGCCTGGGAATCCTTTCAGCTACATACACCTTGACAAGAGACTGCTACAGGcaagcacaggcagggaaacaGAGGTTCAGAGCAGCCTTGCTCTGTGCTAGCAGCTGAGTGCTGGAGCCCAATGCACccaaaaaaggagaagaagaagaagcaaaaTCCAGATTGTTTAAGAGCACAGATGGGTGATGGCATAATCAAAACTGAGGCAGGCAGAAGATATCTGCAGCTGGTTCAGTATCTATTCCACCTTTCTGCAAACCTCAGCTGTCCTATACAGCCCCAGTTCCTACACAGCCATCAGTGGGatgcctgcagtgctggatgGTGGAACGTGTTAGGGGAGCCCTTGCACACACCCAGCTGATGCAAGGAGACCAGTTAATGTAATCACTGCACCAGGTGCAGGAGGCCCTACAGCAAAGCATTTGTGATCATGGAGTAACCAAAAAGGGGTTAATCTGTAATAAACAGGAGAAAATGCTAAGCGAAAAGAAAGCAAGTGTTTGATGAAGAGACAGGAGACAGGTTGCAGCAGTGCATGTAAGCTTtcctggcagtgcagcagccaATGGAATGCAGAAAAGCAGGATGCTGTTAACACGACTAAgaggctggtgctgagctgggagcgCAGACCACCATAGCCATGGCAAAGAAGAGAAGCAAATGAATAGTCacctctgaaataaaaagcaggaagagCTTGAGAAGAGCTGTGAACAGGCACACAACCAAAATCTTTGGTTCTGGCAGTCCACACTTTATCAGGCCCCTCAACACACACCCAGATACTGGAGTAGCAAAGGTGCAGCTTGGCTAGGACCAGAAAAGCAAGTTCCAGGGATGAGTTTTCTCAGGGAATCAGCTTGAGCAGAAGAGACATCAACGAGCTAGTCCAGTAACTCCAAATTTGACTCTTGCCCTTTGTGAAAAACGTAACTCTAGAAGGTGAAGGCAGAACTTACACAACCTCCTTAAATGGCAAGATGAACACATAAAACCCTCCTGGTGTTTACTGGCTCAGCTCTCTCAGAGTCCTTCCCCCAGACAAAGCTGGGGAGTGAGCTCACTCCCACTTAAGATCTGAGATCCCCAAaggaacagagagcagcagccataTGCTGATTGAGGAAGAGGGGAGAAAGTGGGATGAATTGTGACATCTGCCTCCAGACAGTACAGATCTATAGCAGGCTAGATAAGAATACTGGCTACTGCAGGCCTTCAGCAACTCAACTGCCTTTGGAAGTGACAGAAGAACATCCAATAGTACAGTGGCCCCAAAAAAGAGTGGCCTTCAGACCTAGGATGGAAACCGAACTTCCTGCTCCCCTAAGGCTATTAGGATAGCATAGATGGGTTTCCATGAGCTGGAAGGGAAACTTTATTGGATTTtttcagggaagcagcaggatgcAGTGGGGCCAAGTCCCTGCTGTTTTCTCGATGACGGAAACTGAAGCCACTGACACCAACTCTGGACATGTGGAAAGTTTAAATGTCATACAGACTATTGTGAATAGCTGCCATATTCAATATCCAAAGAAAACAAGCATCAGGTCACTGAATGTCTTTATGCAGGTCTTTATAAAAATCAAGATCACATTGACATAAAATACAGGTTTGTCACTAAGGATTGAACAGACAGAAAACTTGCCCCGAAGCTGTGGACTGAACATTCATAGGAAAACAGAGATGCTGTTCTGGGAAAAGCTACCATCAGTAAAGGTCCCTACTTAGGGTATCAGATCCCACCTATCAGCACCTAATGTAACAGGTCCACTTTTGCCCACCCCCACAGGGAGCTTCAACTGCATCAAAAcatcacacacagttctgtctTTGCTCTTCACAGGGCCTGGGCAGAGACTATGAAATTAGCAAagccctggccaggcagcagcattttttgAGCCACATTTAACTCTGTAGGAGAAGTTGAGACAAGGTAAAGCTCCCTTTGGGAAAGAACCTATAGGCAGACACTCCCACCTCCACAGCCACACCAACAGCTCCTGAGAGAGGCAAGCCTCTTGGGGCCTGTGCAGCCAGTAAGCAGCGTGCTGGGGCTGAAAGGCCACAGGATGCCCACCTGAGGGCAACTGTCAAAGGAGAACACCACAACCTGTACCTGGTGTCAGTCTAATCCTGTTTAAAACTTGTTCCTTTTTTGCTGCTTGGAAGCCGGGAAGGTGAAGAAGATTAGCCTAACAGCCTATTCACACCCACCCTGAACAGGACAGGGAGAATGGCCTGAATCCAGTGAGATGTTAGGGAatcctggaggcagcagcaaagctaGTATGGAAGCCCTTAGAAAGATATTACAGCACTGCAAAAGaatgaaacaaggaaaacaCGACAATTCAATAAATATAAGCTTTTATTACAATAGAAAATAGTAAAACTCATGTTAAAATAGACTCTTGCTTTTGGACTGCTCAGAAAAAGCCTAAGCCTTGCTTATACTTGTTGGTGCCCATCAAGGTCCTGACCCCTAAGCAATGAGCAACACACTTCTGTGCTGAGAACCTCGAGGCTCCTTCCTCCCAGTGACAGTGAAAGACTACAGCAGCAGACTGAGCCATGCCCCATCAGGCAGAGAGGCAAGGGCTCTCTGTGGGGTTGTGTACAACATGCTTCATCCCCTTGTGCAATCAGGCTCCAGTTTGAAGCAGGTAGCTTTAGGGAAACCATGGAcaagaaggagggagaggaaaaaaatcatcagcaTATAATGATAGCTGTCCTGAAACAGCTAAGAAGGCAGCAAACGCATCTGCCAGAAATGGCACCTGACTGCCTTTGGGTAGCTTACACACTATTACCAGGAACACtctccaccttctccttcagtGGCCAGTCCAGTGCAAATAACTGAATGTGCAGTCTGAACCATCATGTGCTCCCCCCTTACTCACCAGAAGGGGCCAGGGGCAAGAGTAGAGTGGAAAGCAGAGGCCACAGGACAGCAAGGTCAGATGGGAGTGGGAGACACTTGTGGaccactgctggcacagcagcacttgACTGCAAGTTCTGCCTGCTCCAGCTACCAGGCTCACTCCAGTGCCTCATAGACAGCCTTCCGGAGCTCAATTGAGAACATCTCCTCCCAGGGCCCACGGATCCACTCCACCAGCTCTACCAGGAGCTCAGGGCACTCTGTGCGGATGTGCCAAGTGCTCTCTAGCTTCAGTACCTGGCAGGGAGGAAAGGTAGGGAGGTGAATGAGCAGACTGGCCTGACAGGCACCAATCAGCCCTGAGCCAccatcccccagcacagctgctggcccCTCCTAATTCCTTTGTGACCTCCTcgtccctctctgctgccagcagtcgAGTGTCCCTTGCATGACTTTCCACTGTGCCCCCCTGGCTCTGTGGTACAAGGCCCTAGGTTAGGATGGGAGATGACAGCCCCAGGACACTCTTGCAGGAACAGGATCTGAGCAGTCAGCCCCCAGCATCCTGACCCCACGAGCACCTCCCGCTTACCTCATCGTAAAGCATCAGCTTGATGTCACAAGGACAGAGGCGATAGGTTATGATATTGCTAATGCTGGTGATTGGCTGCTTCTCCTTCAACTGTATGTTGCTCCTAGGAGGCATTTCTGCCTCATGGTCTTCATCCAAGGAGGGCTGCACCTGCCACTGGTGATTCTCCTCCAGCAGAAAGAGCATGCTTCGGGTACTCAGCAGGgtcacaggaaaagcagatgcCCCTAAAAGGATACGAGGGAATAAGAAAGACTTTGCTGAGAGCCTGAGTCACCACAGAACCAGCTTTGCTCTCCATTCCTCCCCTAGGGAAATCCTTTACAGCAGCAGTGACTTGGGTGAACGACTTTATCCAGCTTCCTGACTGAAGAGGGGACCAGGGTACTGAAATGTGGCTGGGCTTGACCTGCTTATCCAAGCTTGTTGCAGGGGCATGCACATGAAAGACCACTGCCCAGCAAGGCTTGTCCAGCCCATGCCTTCAAGTGAGGCAGGAAGAGTCACTTGTGTCCTTTGACCTCTTAAACAACATTTTACTACTCCTTAGTTAAAATTTGACAACTGCAGCTCAAAGCCTGCCTTTTTTGGCCTGAATTTGTCTGGCTGCAGATATCCGATGGGTGGAACAGAGAGCACACACATAGAGTTTAATACCAAGCTGGGATGCGTCATAAATATGACAGGAAGTAAAGTAGTTTTGATAAACTTTAGGCAACATAAATATAATCCAGCTATTTTAGTGGATGCAAATTAAAAGCACTACAACTTGGGAATAAGATGCACAGTAATAGGAAACCATTAGCAAAACTGGCTGAGGTCACAGGGGATCACAAGCTGATGCAGCAGTATGTTGCTTTTCTGATCACATCACACTCCTGGGAATTAGGAGGACTATCAAAAAGGCAATGTTTAATTAATCCTGTATACTTGGTAATGAGATCTCAGCTGGaactgtgtccagttttgggcaccaTACTCtaaaagaggagaaaactgTAGAGTAAGAAAGATGCACTCTAAGTTCTCCCTCTCACATACTGTTTGTTCAGCTTGAGGATAGCAATTAACATACTTCCCACAGATTCCTTTTGATCCTCACCCTCCCATGCCTCCCCAATGGTCAATGGTGACCAAGGGTACAAAAGCTTAGCAAATGTGATTAAGAGCtaggttgcttttttttcagtgtccCAAGATATGACCATGCTGGAATTGCTCACTGAAGACTCAAACCTCAAGTTTAACACGTCTGTTCCTCAGCAAGGCCTGGAACAAAACCTGAAGGGCTCTAGCAGGCTCCTCCTGTACTATCATCTCAGGTTCTGGACACTTACTTCTGTTTTCCCAAATGAAGAAGCCTTTCAGCAACTCACACAAACCATCTGTTTTTATGAGTCCTTATCTTTCCCTCAGATCAGGGCAATGATCCAGCCCTCAGATAATCTCTAGCTTCTCAAGCTGTCACTGAAACTGGTGTGCAAGACCAGCTGCTCCCTAGAGCTTAAACTTCCATGTAGAAAAGGACTGCGAGATTTGCTGGATGAACAGAAGTATGCTGCTATTCTACACAACCCAACACTAGAAAAGAGCCCTCACCCATGCCCCCAACCCatttcactgctggaaaaagGGCACAGCTCTTTTCCCCGAGACTGTACACTAAAATCACAAGCATGTAGCAGACAGCACAATGTGTAAGGACATCTGGCTACTGAGATCTCCTGTACCTTGGATCAGGTATGCCAGCAGGTAGAAGAAACAAGCAtcatctgcagctgcagaatctGTGGTCTTGCAGTCCAGCAGAGGCCTGGAGGAGATACAACAGTGGACTGATAAGGAAGCACTCCATTTCCAGTCTAGGTTTGCTGTGAACTAGCTACTGGTCCCAGTCCTCTTGGGGAAGGGAGGGACCCATATCTCATCCAGATAATGCTAAGTCCTCCCTCTCCTGGTCCTCTGACTACCGCCTTGCCAGCCAGGAGCCAAATGCTTCTTGCAAGTAAGAAGGCTGCCCTATGCCTTCCACTTTTTCTCCCTCCATTATCCCCTGGCTCCTCCAGAAGAGCTGAAGTTGCCCTGCCTGGCTCAGCCCATGACACCCCTTTGCCTGTTCACCCTCTGTGCAGCAGGCACTTGAGACAGCTGCCTTAAACCACTAACAAAGGCCTGGCTGCAACTCCAGTggtggctcctgctgtgctaCCCTGTTTCCAGCACTATGCTTCCCAGGGTCTGCTGGACAAGCAGACATCCCTTTCTGCCTGAAATCCAAACCTCTCACAGGCTCTTACCATAGCCAATGTTGGGGATTCATTTCCACAGTGGGGATTTCCTTCACCTTACTCCTGTGCTTAGCAGGCAGTTCTTGCATGAGATCTAAAGAGGGGGAGAAGGCGCGTGTCTTTTATTGCAAACCCAAAGGCAGTGTGTAACACTTCAGGACACTTCTCTACTGTTCAGAGAGGTGTTCCAAGTTATGATGGCAGCGAGATTCTCTCCCAGCTCTTTTTCTGACCTGTCAAGATGTTTACTTCCAACATATATCCAACAATAGCTGTCCTGATAGTTCCCCAAGAACAAACCTTTCAAATCCTCTCCCCATGCCCCTACAGCTCTACTCTTACCTGTCAGGGTCTGCAGGAACTGGTCACAGCAGCTTTGGTTCCGGATCAGCAGATTGTAGGAAGTTTTTGGGTTCTCAAACTCCATTCGCAAGGTCTGGTGGCAGAGTCCCACTTCCAGATGAGAAATATCAGACAGGTAGTGAGAGTCATTCTTCTTCAGCCAGTCTGCAGGTTGTCCCCtgaacacagagcacagccctcagctgcagcaggctgccCCACGTCAGACTGCAGCAGGGGGTTTGCCAGAAGAGCCTGTGCATGTCATCACCCCTCCAGGGTAAGGGCAGCAAGGCTAGCACAGGCTGGCACTACCCAGCACTCACAGACTTGCTGCACGGTCCTCACCTGATAGCTCCAGTGACTTCCAGCACATAAATCTTGAGATCAGAAGCAACCAGGATTGAGAGGAACTCTCCTGGCCGGCCAAACTTCACCATGGCCACCTAGAGCACACAGAGGGTAGGTCAGAGCTTTGGCCTGCCCCTTGACAGCTCATCCACAGAAAGGCCAGACTCAAAGACACTTGAGCTCCCTTCACACCCCACAGTCTCTGAGATGCCACCTCAGTGCAGGACTTTCAGGGTGGCAAGAGGGACAGCAGAAGAGTTGTAGGAGTAGTGCTGTGGGAGCTCACCTTGAGGAAGCACTGGAACTCCTCAGCATTTTCCTCAAAAACTTCCATGTCCAGGTACAGCTTCAGGCGATGATCCACTGACCGGAAATCCCTCGTGTTCAGGACGCTGTTTACAGCTGAGGAGAGCAAAGGGCAGCAATGACACTGTCCCCTGACCAGGGGCTGCCCGAGCATGCAGACAGGCACCAGGGCAGCAGTGTCACTCCCTCTGCACACCTACTTCCATCAAGCCTCTCCTCAAGACAAAGGGCCAAACCTGTGGGCTCTACAGGCCACAGGTCTCCATGTGGAGATAAAAGAGGAATTCATTGCTCCaacacttgctttttttttcagatagaCAAAGCTTTAGTCGAGGCCAGATTCAAACTGTGCTTGGCTGTTCAGTCACAGAAGGACACTGCTTTGCTCCTGGATTTGGCAGGAGGGCAATTCTTTATCACAAAGCCAGAAAGATATTTCTTATTTCAGCTGGTGTCAGCTCAGTCAATTTTTTAACTGGCTTTGATTGTGGCAAGGTTAAAGGGACTTGAGGAAGACACCAATAAAACTGCTAAAGAGTATAATTAGGTTTGTCATGAAATTGTATAACCAAAAAATTTATACAACAGCAACAGTACTGCCCAAGAGTTCACgcttcccagcagagcctgttcTCCCCCAGAAATGCTACACTAATCAACCACTCCTCACCAGGAACTTGCCATAGGCTCAGTTTTAAACTGGGACCTTGCAATTTGTCCCTAGCAAAGAGACTGCCTTATTTCTCATACTTCAACTGTACAAGACTGAACACAGCAACCTTAAAACTACACTGACTCCTCTTCTGAGACACAACAGTCTTGAAGGATTGGGGGAGACCTCTATAGATCAAGGAAACAATAGGTTGTAAATCAGAACTACACTCAGCTGCAGTAGAGTCACTTGCTGAGCTACACCAGATAACCTCCACAACTCCTTTCCAGCTTGTTATTCTGTAAATCACAAGCTGATACCCAGGCAAAGGCAGTCTGCTACATCAGAAATCCAAGgtccttcagaaaaataatttgtggacCTCCTGTCTTGCATGACAGCTCTCACACAGCCAGCATGCAGTCTCTTGGGCAGCTTCTGTCATCTGAAGCTCAtaaaaaaagtgaggaaagcACAAGCAACTGTAGATTCACAAACCAGAGCCTCCTACTAGCATGCCAGCCTCACACTGCACTTAAGCCAAAGAATAAATACAGAGGAATTGCGCATACTATTCTCCAAAGGTAATGCTCCAGCTAACAGCTCATGGATGCCACAGGAACCCAGTATGTCCATAACTGAGCAATGCAGCTCCCAGAACAAGACCCTATTACTCAGAGTCTAAGCAATAAGAGGTATTAGGAGCTGACTCACTTTTCCTACCTTCAGGCATGAGGACTTAACAGAGAGGGGAATGAAAATCTCTTCTCCTAAGAACCATATGTTCATGGCTGCTCATACTTGATGTCCCCCTTCCCCATTAAACAGGAGGAAGTGTACCCTGCAAGCACCAGTGATAAAACCAGCAACAAGCTGTCAACCCCCCTAAACCCTGCACAGTTTCCTCATACTCACAAGGACTGAGATTCCATGTTTCCTCGGACTCAGAGTTCACAGAGAGCGGGGAAGGAGTGGGCCCCCGAGACACGCTGTAACGGCAGCTTCCCACCAGGCTGCCCCCGTTGGTGTCTGGGTGGCTGAGGGACAAGTGCTGGCTCTTCAcgccctgctccttcccacagccacCCTCTGATCCATGGCAGGTGGGATGAAGagtgctgccaggctcaggctCAGCGCTCAGCTCCGGGCTCCTGGCGCTGTTGCTGGTGTCTATCTCTGAGCTGTCCTCCCCACCAATGTAGAACTTCCTGCTTTCACTGGCCAGGACAGATGTTTCCTCTGGGCCCTCCTGCTGGCTGCCTCCCTCCAGCACAGAGTCTGACAGGTCCTCACTCGTGTTGTCGGCACCAGGCGGCAGAGGTGTGCTGGAGCACTCCTCTGAAGGCAGAATGACCACATGGTCACTGGAACAACTGGGACAGGCTATGGGctcaccagctgctgcaggacctgTGAAAGATTTTGTCAGGTATAAAGAAAAGCCAGAACAGCTCTCCCCAGCAAGATTTTACTTTCCCCCACCTCCTCTGCAAACCACGAACCGTCCCTTCTCAAAGTAGAGAATAGTTACAGTCTGACTCGAGCAGCTTGTTGAGCAACTTGTTCAGAAGCATATCCTACATACCTCCCCTAACAAATCAACCAGAAATTCTGGATCAGTGCCACATGAAATAGTTCTGCTCAGACTTAGGGTGCCCAGTGTGTACTGTGGTTGCAACTGAAACTGTATCAGAGCTTTGTCTCATGACTTTCCTCCACTTCACATCTGCAAGAGCTCACGTAACTTCAGAAGCCCAAGCTCATGAACAGTCAATCCAATCTTCCTTAGCTACCTCCATCCCTAGCATGCTgtgtcccttccccagctgtcCTCATCCCATCTGACACTGATTCCTGTTGCTATCTTCACCCACACCAGAACAGACTCCCAGCTGGATCATGGGATTCCCATCATTCtggcaggaagaagaaagtaTCCTGGGGTGGAGAaaagtgctgcagccaggacagcactTCTGTGTTCACTGCAGTGCTTCAATACCAGGATACTTTGCCAAACAGCATCTTCTCAGCTACAGCACTCCCCACTTCAAATATAAACTGAGCTTTGAAAAACACAGCAATCACAAGATGCTTACACAGGACTAGCCACATCTCAGCTGAAATACCACATCTAGTTTTAAACAgccaaagaaaaatgtgaacaaaTGGGAAAAAGTACAAAGACCAGCAAGAAACTGAATGTATGAGATACGACTGACAAGTAAATTATCTAGAGAGTTGAGCTTATTTAGTCTAGAggacagaaaccaggaaaagtTGCTAGGGGAGAACAATGGCCCTCAAGtacaaagaaaggaataaattgCTCCTCTGAAGTGGCAGCAAGAGTGGGCTTAACATCACGGACAGGGAGACTTAGATTAGGGTTCTGGTTGTTTTTCTGATATCTAACATCCCAAGTTTTACCTGAAATACTGATGGAGATCCACTGGAAGCTTCCGTTAGCAAAAGGTCTTTAGAACAAATAAAGTCTCTGTGGCAGAACTGACTACATGACCTTTAAGTGCTCTCCCAGACTTCAGTTTCCAGCACCCTTGTGTTCCCCCAGGCCACCCAGAACAGGAGTGCTGCTTGCTCAACCTTAAACCAGTGGTttattcctgctgggaaaacaagGCAGGCTTTTCCCAGCCCAAGTAGGCCAAGTGAGAGTTCATCCCACAATAGGTTTTAAATTCCAGTACAGACAACACATCTCCTGTACATTCCATGCTCTGTACCACAGCTGCCGCCCTGGAAGTCTGCCTGGGCATTAATTAGCAAATATCCTTCTTCTGGGCACTACAGCCTACCTTGATCTGGGGCAACTAGAGTCTCCAGGATTTTGGTGTCTCCAAGCTCTGAAGAATAGGAACCTTGATGCCAAGGGGGCAGGGACTGTGAAAACTCCTGCTTGCATTTCAGGCACTGGAGCTTCATGGATCCCTTCTCTTGGTCCTGATTTCGCTGATTCTCCTCAACAGCTGGGGACAACACTTCAAGGATATGCTGTAAATAGCAGCACAAGGAAAAGGATGCTATCAGGTAGCTATGATTGTCCTAATAAAATCAAGCTTCTGACACCAGCAAGTCTTCTCACGTGCCTCACTACAGCATTTCAGAGTGTAAGTGGTGCAAGAACATTTCCCAGCTGTGCAAGACTTGCCAAGGGCATGGAGCTTCACTGCAGAAGACCAAGACAACCTGTTTTTGCAGGTCTGTGCCTGAGAGCTACATACTGACAGGCTCCCTCTGGAACTCTGATCTCAAAGGTCCCATCTATTTGTGTCTTGTCTCTTAACAACTTGTTCAAATGTACTTAAATGGTATCTTGAGAGAAATTACTGAACGAGAGACCAGAGTCCCTACAGCAGTTGTGCAGACATAGCACTGACATCCACTGTCCAGAGGACCAAGCACAGGCCAGCACATCACTCAGCACCCACAAAATGATCACTAGCTTGACTGCAAACTTTTCATCCCAAGAGGGAGAAAACTGCAAGACTCTCTCCTTGAGAGCAGTGTTTATGCTACAGGAGCTCCACTGCCTAGGGCCATGCTCACAGGCCCTTCCACAGTgtaaggaagaagaagaaacaaccAGACCCTGGCAGCAGGTGCTCACATGCTCTGAGAACAGCAGCCCTATGCTGGCTGGAAGAATTCATTGTCTTGCAGTAACAGTGTCCCCTCCCCAAGCCTCCCCACCTGCAGACACTGCTCCGGGCAGTCGTCAAGCACCACGTATCTGCGCTTCTGCCGGTCCTTGCGGATGTAGCTGAAGTGCAACGTGAGGACAGGGAAAACTCGCTCCAGGtcctgcaggagacagaaaacacCCTTTCTAGGATGAGGGAGAAGCTTTCACAAACTACATTTGCTTGCAAAAGGCTGAAACATGGCCATAGAAGCACTTAATTTAGTGCGTCCTAAGCATCCCTCCACAGCTGATAGCATTTGGGAGTCTGGTAAAATGggcagaaataaagaaacaaatataaAGCGAGTAAGTGCTGACAAGAATCGCTTTGAGAGCTTGAAAAATTGCATGAGTGCTTGAAACTTAGAACACTAACTCTCAAGGCCTAGAACAAAGCATTTCAACCAAAACACCGTTTTCATAAAGGTATTTCAGAAGAATATCAAACCACAAACATTCAAAAAGGCACAAGGGCAGGGTTTAAAAATGAGTTGGAGCttttagagaaaacagaattagAGAAACCTGTGAACATGTCTGTATACAGACTGAATGTTAAAATCTTACCACACGGAAAAAGGGATTTCCAGACTCCCTTTCTAAAGAACCACAAAAGCCAAATAGGGCTGGTAATGCTAAAGTGTGCACCTAGAGCAGATGGCAAACTGCCCACTGAGCTGCCAGACTAGACTCTGTGTTGCTCTAGAAACAATGCAATCCACAAAGAGCCCTCCAAGGCCAGGGTGATATCCCAACGAGGAATGGATGGGAAGGAGATCTCCATTTCATTTAAGTTCCTCTTGAGAAGTCTCTCATTCCTCCACACCAGAACAAGTCCAGCCATTGTCTTTAAATTGCAGCTTTGGAACAGATTCGATGCTGGCTTCTGCTGCATTATCGCAGGTAGTCTAAGCAATACAGATGCCATTAGATACACAAGCATTGGGATGAAGGGATGCGCAATCAGGCTTTGCAGGAACTAGGAAAAGACCTGCAGGATTCTCAACAGGAGCCCAAATCCAGAATGCTGCCATACACAGGGGACAAAGGCTCACAGAGAAGTGTAACTCACCATCCTCTTCCAGGTTAACTCTGAGGTCTCCACACTCTTCAGGCATTTCAGCTCCAGCTT
This genomic interval from Motacilla alba alba isolate MOTALB_02 chromosome 7, Motacilla_alba_V1.0_pri, whole genome shotgun sequence contains the following:
- the LOC119703580 gene encoding serine/threonine-protein kinase 11-interacting protein is translated as MAAAETLVRGLARLLQDAGDLVLDGSSTLTLLTSTLQHLTQVFEQHLGSRNQNRGFVALPSHPAETAAILQAQFLFDVLQKTHSLKLVHVPNCVLQSAVKIFPFKSLRHLELRSVPPHCLRGLRFVYSQLESLTCCKCISTLEEIISACGGDLSCALPWLELQTVNFSYNSITALDDSLQLLNALRVLDLSHNKIQDCEHYLTTLTELEYLNLAYNFLSKVPNLGIFSRSKLVTLILRNNELDSINGVEQLVNLQHLDVAYNLLLEHAQLAPLSTLHYLKKLHLEGNPIWFHQNHRSAALVHVSPRAAFSNFFLDGEPLSSSDLMHLPRLVQSVSQSIHTSTSEKTALDRSALESSCAADFSDSQSPSENVAVRVPRKKSKGKVKVRRASISEPSDTEHEPQVLPLSAGLVLEHQKEMKRLASFRDRFGADWLQYKRHLEEHDQVPVMSRSRSADEITGRPAAMDLQSESSDPEQGKPQVSQEEGSSPPLDDTAKEEEPEVQLDEPMEGEERGEEEADELMLGEEEEEKVEVDLCQPVLVSQIEGEGDPEPDWIFLRVTAKHVIEVELKAARVLHKLELKCLKSVETSELTWKRMDLERVFPVLTLHFSYIRKDRQKRRYVVLDDCPEQCLQHILEVLSPAVEENQRNQDQEKGSMKLQCLKCKQEFSQSLPPWHQGSYSSELGDTKILETLVAPDQGPAAAGEPIACPSCSSDHVVILPSEECSSTPLPPGADNTSEDLSDSVLEGGSQQEGPEETSVLASESRKFYIGGEDSSEIDTSNSARSPELSAEPEPGSTLHPTCHGSEGGCGKEQGVKSQHLSLSHPDTNGGSLVGSCRYSVSRGPTPSPLSVNSESEETWNLSPSVNSVLNTRDFRSVDHRLKLYLDMEVFEENAEEFQCFLKVAMVKFGRPGEFLSILVASDLKIYVLEVTGAIRGQPADWLKKNDSHYLSDISHLEVGLCHQTLRMEFENPKTSYNLLIRNQSCCDQFLQTLTDLMQELPAKHRSKVKEIPTVEMNPQHWLWPLLDCKTTDSAAADDACFFYLLAYLIQGASAFPVTLLSTRSMLFLLEENHQWQVQPSLDEDHEAEMPPRSNIQLKEKQPITSISNIITYRLCPCDIKLMLYDEVLKLESTWHIRTECPELLVELVEWIRGPWEEMFSIELRKAVYEALE